One genomic window of Polaromonas sp. SP1 includes the following:
- a CDS encoding ABC transporter ATP-binding protein yields MTPQTADSPLSAAGPPQGARAPSGGSNPHAVGERGGHFVDFRDVWLAYNDELLARKQFSVEAIDLQVRQGEFIAIVGPSGCGKSTFMKLATGLKMPSAGSILIDGRPVTGPLKISGMAFQAPSLLPWRTTVGNVLLPLEIVEPYRSQFKARRKEFEERARRLLQKVGLAGYEDKFPWQLSGGMQQRASICRALIHEPKMLLLDEPFGALDAFTREELWCILRDLWTEQRFNVILVTHDLRESVFLADTVYVMSKSPGRFVVRREIELPRPRDLEVTYTREFSDIVHELRGHIGAVRGGAQP; encoded by the coding sequence ATGACGCCGCAGACAGCTGACAGCCCCTTGAGCGCCGCCGGGCCGCCCCAAGGCGCGAGGGCCCCCTCGGGGGGCAGCAACCCACACGCAGTGGGGGAGCGTGGGGGCCATTTCGTTGATTTCCGCGATGTCTGGCTCGCCTACAACGACGAGCTGCTCGCGCGCAAACAATTCTCGGTCGAGGCGATCGACCTGCAGGTGCGCCAGGGCGAGTTCATCGCCATCGTCGGGCCCTCGGGCTGCGGCAAGTCCACCTTCATGAAGCTGGCGACCGGGCTGAAGATGCCTTCGGCCGGAAGCATCCTGATCGACGGCCGGCCGGTGACCGGCCCGCTGAAGATCTCGGGCATGGCCTTCCAGGCGCCTTCACTGCTGCCGTGGCGCACCACGGTCGGCAATGTGCTGCTGCCGCTGGAGATCGTCGAGCCCTACCGCAGCCAGTTCAAGGCCAGGCGCAAGGAGTTTGAAGAACGCGCGCGCCGGCTGCTGCAAAAGGTCGGCCTGGCGGGGTATGAAGACAAATTCCCGTGGCAGCTGTCGGGCGGCATGCAGCAGCGCGCCAGCATTTGCCGCGCGCTCATCCATGAGCCCAAGATGCTGCTGCTGGACGAACCCTTCGGCGCACTCGACGCCTTCACGCGCGAAGAGCTCTGGTGCATCCTGCGCGACCTCTGGACCGAGCAGCGTTTTAACGTGATTCTGGTGACGCACGATTTGCGTGAGTCAGTCTTCCTGGCCGACACGGTGTATGTGATGAGCAAAAGCCCGGGCCGCTTTGTGGTGCGGCGCGAGATCGAGCTGCCCCGCCCGCGCGACCTGGAAGTGACCTACACCCGCGAGTTCAGCGACATCGTGCATGAGCTGCGCGGCCACATCGGCGCGGTGCGCGGTGGAGCCCAGCCATGA